The following are encoded in a window of Halorarum salinum genomic DNA:
- a CDS encoding DUF892 family protein produces MTIDTKEETFERGLRKLYRAEIEILDLHADLAAAAASEEVRDVFSGHEGDTVDQIDRIEEPFEVVDLEPRERGSPIVEGLLAEKDEFVAEVNDDDLRDLDAISVGMINERFEITLLDRLLLLADALGLPEPTRSTLKRNRAEARAALERMERFLEERRVGRGTTARSARPSARSRAFRTTRIQGTGFHRSRSNGVHGTFVSSHRNRGGGSDELARHGGPSGGRTVCRSNEPRAPRGIEYGGSVEVLHHRVPSGESTASTDRRPGETATSNGNTSRLPGGDDAVSVPPSVRPVGFTNGGPVRGSRSILEVNGSAPSEDGRVGERAPRTGPSPETAGFPRANQSASGNRTIAMA; encoded by the coding sequence ATGACCATCGACACGAAGGAGGAGACGTTCGAGCGGGGGCTGCGGAAGCTCTACCGCGCCGAGATCGAGATCCTGGACCTCCACGCCGACCTGGCGGCCGCAGCCGCGAGCGAGGAGGTCCGCGACGTGTTCAGCGGTCACGAGGGCGACACGGTCGACCAGATCGACCGGATCGAGGAGCCGTTCGAGGTCGTCGACCTGGAACCGCGCGAGCGCGGCAGCCCGATCGTGGAGGGGCTGCTGGCGGAGAAGGACGAGTTCGTCGCGGAGGTGAACGACGACGACCTGCGCGACCTCGACGCGATCAGCGTCGGCATGATCAACGAACGGTTCGAGATCACGCTTCTCGATCGGCTGCTTCTGTTGGCCGACGCGCTCGGGCTTCCGGAGCCGACGCGGTCGACCCTCAAGCGGAACCGTGCGGAAGCGCGGGCAGCGCTCGAGCGAATGGAACGGTTCCTCGAGGAACGGCGAGTCGGGCGAGGAACTACCGCCAGATCGGCACGTCCGTCGGCCCGTTCACGGGCGTTCCGGACGACCCGCATCCAGGGAACGGGGTTTCATCGGAGCCGATCGAACGGCGTTCACGGGACGTTCGTTTCGAGTCACCGAAACCGAGGCGGTGGCTCGGACGAACTGGCCCGTCACGGAGGTCCGAGCGGCGGACGGACCGTCTGCCGATCGAACGAACCTCGTGCCCCACGGGGAATCGAGTACGGTGGCTCGGTCGAAGTCCTTCATCACAGGGTGCCGAGCGGGGAAAGCACAGCATCTACTGATAGACGGCCAGGTGAAACAGCGACGAGTAACGGGAACACGTCCCGGTTGCCAGGTGGAGATGATGCAGTTTCGGTGCCGCCATCCGTCCGCCCTGTCGGTTTCACGAACGGCGGGCCGGTACGGGGGTCGCGTTCGATACTCGAGGTAAACGGATCCGCACCGTCCGAAGATGGTCGAGTCGGAGAACGCGCGCCCCGCACGGGACCCTCCCCGGAGACGGCCGGATTCCCTCGGGCCAATCAGTCCGCATCGGGGAACCGAACGATAGCAATGGCGTAG
- a CDS encoding response regulator → MVSRKNAMPTTEDRRWLTGEKTYDGQHAKRQRYQRRNDVRDRVYDSVLDFTILFWDLEEDERRKIFGEVTDDGSQWVDADEEFRDGVRDALAFLLRGIGVRTLVRESADESSPHVAEQFLALATARAGQREGFLVDDVELDVEGVQECLRERVLADDSGGA, encoded by the coding sequence ATGGTCAGTCGCAAGAACGCGATGCCGACGACGGAGGACCGTCGCTGGCTGACCGGCGAGAAGACCTACGACGGTCAACACGCCAAACGGCAACGGTACCAGCGACGGAACGACGTCCGCGACCGGGTGTACGACTCCGTTCTCGACTTCACGATCCTCTTTTGGGACCTCGAGGAGGACGAACGGCGGAAGATCTTCGGCGAGGTGACCGACGACGGAAGCCAGTGGGTCGACGCCGACGAGGAGTTCCGAGACGGCGTCCGCGACGCCCTCGCGTTCCTGCTCAGGGGCATCGGCGTACGGACGCTCGTGCGGGAGTCGGCGGACGAGTCGTCCCCACACGTCGCGGAACAGTTCCTGGCGCTGGCGACGGCTCGGGCCGGTCAGCGGGAGGGCTTTCTCGTCGACGACGTCGAGCTCGACGTCGAGGGCGTACAGGAGTGCCTCCGCGAGCGCGTCCTGGCGGACGATTCGGGAGGTGCGTGA